The window CAATTGGTTTGGGCTGCCGGCTTACCTGATCGCCGTAGCGAAAAAGCAGTAGGGGCGACCCTTGTGGTCGCCCGTAAAGGGCAGGCACAAGGCCTGCCCCTACCAGTTTAGAATCCAGGGGACAGCTTCTTCCAGTGAATTCACAGCAAGGTCTGCCGTTGGCTTTTCTTCCAGATATCGTGAATCAACAAAAATGGTTTTGCAACCGGCTCTCTTTCCCGCTTCCACATCTTTCCAACGGTCTCCGATTACAAAACTGGAAGGTAGATCGATTGAGTACTTACGCGACGCCTGCAAAATCATTCCGGGCTGAGGTTTGCGGCAGCCACAATGATCCTCATCATCATGATAACAAACCATGATCTCATCAAGAGGCAGCTGAGAACGAAGCATGGAATGGATCTGTTCAACAACGTCCTTTGTTTGTTTTCCTCTGGCGACATCCGGCTGATTTGTAATCACGATCAACAAAAACCCTGCTT is drawn from bacterium and contains these coding sequences:
- a CDS encoding HAD family hydrolase; this translates as MTRDKRRSIFLDRDGVINKALIKDGKPFSPPSPESVSIPEGVPTALRKLKEAGFLLIVITNQPDVARGKQTKDVVEQIHSMLRSQLPLDEIMVCYHDDEDHCGCRKPQPGMILQASRKYSIDLPSSFVIGDRWKDVEAGKRAGCKTIFVDSRYLEEKPTADLAVNSLEEAVPWILNW